From Microbispora sp. ZYX-F-249, one genomic window encodes:
- a CDS encoding SfnB family sulfur acquisition oxidoreductase has protein sequence MTDLVDTPRTAHVVTGDEEALAVAAELAGQFAGGAAERDARRVLPVAELAELSLSGLLGITVPREHGGADVRTATLAEVVRLLAAADPNIAQIPQSHFVYVNVLRQQGSAAQRDFFFAEVLAGRRFGNAQSEAGTRHVQDYRTRLRPAEDGGFVLDGVKHYSTGALFADWITVLAKDPADRLVVAYVPAGAPGLTVVDDWDGMGQRTTASGTVRLEGVRVPAGRVVPHHLTFTGPQLHGAHAQLLHAAIDVGIARAALTEAAEFVRTRSRPWFESGAGHAADDPLTIQRFGELEVSVRAAEALLAEAGRAVDRARERLDDETAAAASIAVATAKAFADPAAVEVSGALFEVSGTRSALDSLNLHRHWRNARTHTLHDPVRWKIQHIGRYALNRTLPPRHGLI, from the coding sequence ATGACCGATCTCGTCGACACCCCCCGGACCGCGCACGTCGTCACCGGCGACGAGGAGGCCCTCGCCGTCGCCGCCGAACTGGCCGGGCAATTCGCCGGCGGCGCCGCCGAACGGGACGCCCGCCGCGTGCTTCCGGTCGCCGAGCTTGCCGAGCTCTCGCTGAGCGGCCTGCTCGGCATCACCGTCCCCCGTGAGCACGGCGGCGCCGACGTGCGGACCGCCACGCTGGCCGAGGTCGTCCGCCTGCTCGCCGCCGCCGACCCCAACATCGCCCAGATCCCGCAGAGCCACTTCGTGTACGTCAACGTGCTGCGGCAGCAGGGGTCGGCGGCGCAGCGGGACTTCTTCTTCGCCGAGGTCCTGGCGGGCAGGCGGTTCGGCAACGCCCAGTCGGAGGCGGGCACCAGGCACGTGCAGGACTACCGCACCCGGCTGCGTCCCGCCGAGGACGGCGGCTTCGTCCTCGACGGCGTCAAGCACTACTCGACCGGCGCCCTGTTCGCCGACTGGATCACCGTGCTGGCCAAGGACCCCGCCGACCGCCTCGTCGTCGCGTACGTGCCGGCCGGCGCGCCCGGCCTGACGGTCGTGGACGACTGGGACGGGATGGGCCAGCGCACCACGGCCAGCGGCACGGTCCGGCTGGAGGGCGTGCGGGTGCCCGCCGGCCGCGTCGTCCCCCACCACCTGACCTTCACCGGGCCGCAGCTGCACGGCGCCCACGCGCAGCTGCTGCACGCCGCGATCGACGTGGGCATCGCCCGCGCCGCGCTCACCGAGGCGGCCGAGTTCGTCCGCACCCGCAGCAGGCCGTGGTTCGAGAGCGGGGCCGGCCACGCCGCCGACGACCCCCTGACGATCCAGCGGTTCGGCGAGCTGGAGGTCTCCGTACGGGCCGCCGAGGCCCTGCTGGCCGAGGCCGGGCGGGCGGTCGACCGCGCGCGGGAACGGCTCGACGACGAGACCGCGGCGGCGGCGTCCATCGCGGTCGCCACGGCGAAGGCCTTCGCCGATCCGGCCGCCGTCGAGGTGAGCGGCGCGCTGTTCGAGGTGTCCGGCACCAGGTCGGCGCTGGACTCGCTCAACCTGCACCGGCACTGGCGCAACGCCCGCACCCACACCCTGCACGATCCCGTGCGCTGGAAGATCCAGCACATCGGCAGGTACGCGCTGAACCGGACCCTGCCCCCGCGGCACGGCCTGATCTGA
- a CDS encoding LLM class flavin-dependent oxidoreductase, protein MTLTFHWFLPTYGDSRHLVGGGHGTDVTTAGGDRPASLAYLGQIVRAAEHLGFEGALTPAGAWCEDAWLTTAMLVAGSERLKFLVAFRPGLLSPTLAAQMAATFQRHSGGRLLVNVVTGGEDHEQRAYGDFLAKDERYERTDEFLTVVRALWRGERVTLAGRHVGVTDAALSRVPSPVPAVYFGGSSPAAGRVAARHCDVYLTWGEPPAQVAEKIGWIRREAAAAGREVRFGIRLHVISRDTSAQAWAEAERLLSALDPAVIASVQAGLARSGSEGQRRMRALHGGRTDALEVSPNLWAGVGLVRGGAGTALVGSHTEVAERIEEYHALGIDEFVLSGHPHLEEAYWFGEGVLPLLRRRGLWRHPVDTPEDPAPAAIPFAGAPSR, encoded by the coding sequence ATGACGCTGACGTTCCACTGGTTCCTGCCCACGTACGGCGACAGCCGCCACCTCGTCGGCGGCGGGCACGGCACCGACGTCACCACGGCCGGCGGGGACCGTCCGGCCTCCCTGGCCTACCTCGGCCAGATCGTGCGCGCCGCCGAGCACCTCGGCTTCGAGGGCGCGCTCACCCCGGCGGGGGCCTGGTGCGAGGACGCCTGGCTGACCACCGCCATGCTGGTCGCCGGGTCCGAGCGGCTGAAGTTCCTGGTCGCCTTCCGGCCGGGGCTGCTGTCGCCCACGCTCGCCGCGCAGATGGCCGCCACGTTCCAGCGGCACTCGGGCGGGCGTCTGCTGGTCAACGTCGTCACCGGCGGCGAGGACCACGAGCAGCGCGCCTACGGCGACTTCCTCGCCAAGGACGAGCGCTACGAGCGCACCGACGAGTTCCTCACGGTCGTCCGCGCCCTGTGGCGGGGGGAACGGGTCACCCTGGCGGGCAGGCACGTCGGCGTCACGGACGCCGCGCTGAGCCGGGTGCCGTCCCCGGTCCCGGCGGTGTACTTCGGCGGGTCGTCCCCGGCGGCCGGGCGGGTGGCGGCGCGGCACTGCGACGTCTACCTGACCTGGGGCGAGCCGCCCGCGCAGGTGGCGGAGAAGATCGGCTGGATCCGCCGGGAGGCGGCCGCGGCCGGTCGCGAGGTGCGCTTCGGGATCCGGCTGCACGTCATCAGCCGGGACACCTCGGCGCAGGCGTGGGCGGAGGCCGAGCGCCTGCTGTCCGCGCTCGACCCCGCGGTCATCGCGTCGGTGCAGGCCGGCCTCGCGCGCAGCGGGTCGGAGGGGCAGCGGCGGATGCGGGCCCTGCACGGGGGCCGCACCGACGCGCTGGAGGTCTCGCCGAACCTGTGGGCCGGGGTCGGCCTGGTCCGCGGCGGCGCGGGCACGGCGCTGGTGGGCAGCCACACGGAGGTGGCGGAGCGCATCGAGGAGTACCACGCGCTCGGGATCGACGAGTTCGTGCTGTCCGGTCACCCGCACCTGGAAGAGGCCTACTGGTTCGGCGAGGGCGTCCTGCCCCTGCTGCGCCGCAGGGGGTTGTGGCGGCACCCGGTGGACACGCCGGAGGACCCGGCTCCCGCCGCCATCCCGTTCGCCGGCGCCCCGTCCCGCTGA
- the ssuE gene encoding NADPH-dependent FMN reductase has product MSTIVVLSGSPSAVSRTAALCAHLADRLRRLGHEVDGVRARDLPAEALLSADTRHPRIAEVVRLVEEADGVLVASPVYKAAYSGLLKTVLDLLPQFALAGKVVLPVVTGGSPAHVLAIDYALRPVLTSLGADHVVPGWFVLDRHIAVRDGEAGLDPEHAAPLYRVVDAFASAVAARRPLLAAS; this is encoded by the coding sequence ATGTCCACCATCGTCGTCCTGTCCGGCAGCCCCTCGGCGGTCTCGCGTACCGCCGCCCTCTGCGCGCACCTCGCCGACCGGCTGCGCCGCCTCGGCCACGAGGTCGACGGCGTGCGGGCGCGCGACCTGCCCGCGGAGGCGCTGCTGTCGGCCGACACGCGGCATCCGCGCATCGCCGAGGTCGTCCGCCTCGTCGAGGAGGCGGACGGCGTCCTGGTCGCCTCCCCCGTGTACAAGGCCGCCTACAGCGGGCTGCTGAAGACGGTGCTCGATCTGCTGCCGCAGTTCGCGCTCGCGGGCAAGGTCGTGCTGCCGGTCGTCACCGGCGGCAGCCCCGCCCACGTGCTGGCCATCGACTACGCGCTCCGCCCGGTCCTGACCTCGCTGGGGGCCGACCACGTCGTGCCGGGATGGTTCGTCCTCGACCGGCACATCGCGGTCCGTGACGGCGAGGCCGGCCTCGACCCGGAGCACGCCGCCCCGCTCTACCGCGTGGTCGACGCCTTCGCCTCGGCCGTTGCCGCGCGCCGCCCGCTGCTGGCCGCGTCCTGA